A single genomic interval of Stieleria maiorica harbors:
- a CDS encoding RtcB family protein — MTTTHARTTPPMISTGEATAILPTETTAPIKVIGTEAIRETFDDLCIQQAINSRTAPGVTDVVLNPDAHCGYGAPVGCVMVSPSHVYPGPVGVDIKCSMSLLQLDVPADVIEDRKTRRALIAAICKRTPTGAGKGQRSVPNGRRVNRTLGMQAVIEGASESVCEQLGIPSNWADRCEDSFHVGHDDTRDALASRLDWLTDQRHMTNFSDKMTQLGSYGGGNHFGECEVVEIGDDDRSKSVAETFGLRDGKVAFLSHCGSRGFGHNLASGQFKALQEKFSRWNIPLPAGDRQLVYAPLGSEEANHYLDDMALGANFATVNHLLINALVLEAFQEVIPGTTGDLVYFISHNIARKEIVNNVPSWVHRKGATRAFPGGHHALVGTPFAHTGHPILLPGNPRDGSAVMVADEGAEQSCFSVNHGAGRVLGRKQAKRTLDQSTIDSELEDHDILSNCRFYPKDEAPAAYKDFNEVLASVKKAGLASEVARLKARFVIKDASKADD; from the coding sequence ATGACGACGACGCACGCCCGAACGACCCCTCCGATGATCTCCACCGGCGAAGCGACGGCGATCCTGCCGACCGAAACGACCGCGCCGATCAAAGTGATCGGAACCGAGGCGATCCGGGAAACGTTCGACGACCTGTGCATCCAGCAGGCGATCAATTCGCGGACCGCACCGGGCGTGACCGACGTGGTGCTCAACCCCGACGCCCACTGCGGTTACGGCGCGCCGGTCGGATGCGTGATGGTTTCCCCCTCGCACGTCTACCCCGGACCGGTGGGCGTGGACATCAAGTGCTCGATGAGCTTGCTGCAACTAGACGTGCCGGCGGACGTGATCGAGGACCGAAAGACCCGCCGCGCGCTGATCGCTGCGATTTGCAAACGCACGCCCACCGGAGCCGGAAAAGGACAGCGCAGCGTGCCCAACGGGCGACGCGTGAACCGGACGTTGGGGATGCAAGCGGTGATCGAAGGCGCCAGCGAATCGGTCTGCGAACAACTGGGAATCCCCAGCAACTGGGCCGATCGCTGCGAAGACTCGTTTCACGTCGGTCACGATGACACACGAGACGCCCTGGCATCACGGCTGGACTGGCTGACCGACCAACGCCACATGACCAACTTTTCCGACAAGATGACCCAACTGGGTTCTTACGGAGGCGGCAACCACTTCGGGGAATGCGAAGTCGTCGAGATCGGCGATGACGATCGATCCAAGTCGGTTGCCGAAACCTTCGGGCTGCGCGACGGCAAGGTTGCCTTCCTGTCCCATTGCGGATCCCGAGGGTTTGGCCACAACCTTGCCTCGGGGCAGTTCAAGGCGCTGCAGGAAAAGTTCAGCCGCTGGAACATCCCCTTGCCGGCCGGCGACCGACAACTCGTCTATGCACCGCTGGGATCCGAGGAAGCCAACCACTACTTGGACGACATGGCACTGGGCGCAAACTTCGCGACCGTGAACCATTTGTTGATCAATGCCCTCGTACTGGAAGCGTTCCAGGAAGTGATTCCCGGAACGACCGGAGATCTGGTGTACTTCATCAGCCACAACATCGCCCGCAAGGAGATCGTCAACAACGTTCCGTCGTGGGTGCACCGCAAGGGAGCGACACGCGCGTTTCCCGGCGGTCACCATGCACTGGTCGGAACGCCGTTTGCCCACACCGGGCATCCGATCCTGTTGCCGGGCAACCCTCGCGACGGATCGGCGGTGATGGTGGCCGACGAGGGTGCCGAGCAATCGTGCTTCAGCGTCAACCACGGCGCCGGACGGGTTTTGGGACGCAAGCAGGCCAAGCGAACGCTGGATCAATCGACGATCGATTCAGAGCTGGAGGATCACGATATCCTGAGCAACTGCCGCTTCTACCCCAAGGATGAAGCGCCGGCGGCGTACAAGGATTTCAACGAGGTGCTTGCAAGTGTCAAGAAAGCAGGCTTGGCCAGCGAGGTGGCACGTTTGAAAGCCCGGTTCGTGATCAAGGACGCCAGCAAGGCAGACGATTAA
- a CDS encoding Acg family FMN-binding oxidoreductase has product MNTIAYPKPPATLSERLLDAVGHAVKAPSGHNTQPWLFRLKSGQVELLADPRRACPVVDPDNRELTISCGAALFHLRLALNCDGLATMIRVLPIGREENLIARVMVAGPHVPSDDEQMLFEAIPKRRTNRFPFSKQTVDPELQTEWINDAKSEGVWIHLIHAEREKHAVADLISEGDRQQAGDKHFRRELAKWIHSNTSSRRDGIPGYSQGVSDFASHFGWLAVRTFDWGDGQAAKDRQLAEGSPLLAVIGTDGDTPRDWIACGQALSKISLRAASWSVDASYLNQPIEVPQLRTKLAELIGRKTYPQILLRLGHGNEVKPTPRRSVEDVIL; this is encoded by the coding sequence ATGAACACGATTGCGTATCCAAAACCACCCGCAACCCTCTCCGAGCGTCTGCTCGATGCTGTGGGGCATGCGGTGAAAGCTCCTTCGGGGCACAACACCCAGCCATGGCTGTTTCGCTTGAAGTCCGGTCAAGTGGAACTGTTGGCGGATCCGCGACGGGCCTGCCCCGTGGTCGACCCCGATAACCGCGAACTGACGATCAGTTGCGGCGCGGCCCTGTTCCACTTGAGACTCGCGCTGAACTGTGATGGTTTGGCCACGATGATCCGTGTGCTGCCGATCGGGCGTGAGGAAAACTTGATCGCGCGGGTGATGGTCGCCGGCCCGCACGTCCCCAGCGACGACGAACAGATGCTGTTCGAGGCGATCCCCAAACGACGAACCAATCGGTTCCCCTTCAGCAAACAAACCGTTGATCCAGAGTTGCAAACCGAATGGATCAATGACGCAAAGTCCGAAGGCGTATGGATTCATTTGATCCACGCCGAGCGTGAAAAACACGCCGTCGCCGATCTGATCAGTGAAGGCGATCGCCAGCAGGCCGGCGACAAACACTTTCGACGTGAGCTTGCCAAATGGATCCATTCCAACACCAGCTCGCGACGCGATGGGATCCCCGGCTACTCGCAAGGGGTCAGTGATTTCGCGTCGCATTTCGGATGGCTGGCCGTCCGCACGTTCGACTGGGGCGACGGGCAAGCGGCCAAGGACCGACAGCTTGCCGAAGGCTCACCGCTGTTGGCGGTGATCGGTACCGACGGTGACACGCCTCGGGATTGGATCGCATGCGGCCAGGCGCTCTCCAAAATCTCGCTCCGCGCCGCGTCCTGGTCGGTCGACGCGTCGTACCTGAATCAACCGATCGAAGTCCCGCAATTGCGAACCAAATTGGCCGAACTGATCGGCCGAAAGACTTACCCGCAAATCTTGCTGCGCCTGGGGCATGGCAACGAAGTCAAGCCGACGCCCAGGCGGAGTGTGGAGGATGTGATCCTCTAA
- a CDS encoding PQQ-binding-like beta-propeller repeat protein: MRIINRLAGLPVLLTLVYTFAPADDWPQWRGPERDGKSSESGLLDSWPAAGPKLLWQTDDLGDGYSTPSAAGGIAYVISNKSLAAEEVVALSLSDGSKLWATKIGPVGKNQGPQYPGTRSTPTIDGDKLYALGSDGDLACLDAKSGSIKWSKNLRSDFGGKPGKWAYAESPLIDGDALICSPGGSEATVVALNKSDGKPIWKAPLAQADDAGCSSPVVATIAGTKQYVLFLSKGVVGLKAETGELLWRYTGTSDKDANVQTPVVSGNLVYTGAGRVGGGLVRVSAGESEPEEVYFERTMPSGMGGNILVDGLLFGTSGPTQICIDFETGDIKWQDRGIGAASLCYADGKIFSHGENNDVAVIEATGEGYKELTRFTPPGAPTEVKGKAWTYPIIVDGKLVIRHGGTIWCYDISG; encoded by the coding sequence ATGAGAATTATCAACCGACTTGCGGGACTCCCAGTTCTGCTGACGCTCGTGTACACGTTCGCCCCCGCTGACGATTGGCCGCAATGGAGAGGCCCGGAACGCGATGGAAAATCCTCGGAATCAGGACTCCTGGATTCCTGGCCCGCAGCGGGGCCCAAACTACTTTGGCAAACCGACGACCTTGGCGACGGTTACTCGACGCCTTCGGCGGCCGGTGGAATCGCGTACGTGATTAGCAACAAGAGCTTGGCAGCCGAGGAGGTCGTCGCCCTATCGCTTTCCGATGGATCAAAGCTTTGGGCGACCAAGATCGGTCCGGTAGGAAAGAACCAGGGGCCGCAGTATCCCGGCACCCGATCGACTCCGACCATTGATGGCGACAAGCTTTATGCACTGGGCTCCGATGGCGATCTGGCCTGCCTGGATGCCAAGTCGGGTTCGATCAAATGGTCCAAAAACCTGCGTTCCGATTTCGGTGGCAAGCCGGGAAAATGGGCCTATGCCGAATCGCCGCTGATCGATGGGGACGCATTGATCTGTTCACCCGGCGGATCGGAGGCGACGGTTGTGGCGTTGAACAAATCCGACGGCAAACCGATTTGGAAGGCACCGCTTGCGCAAGCCGATGACGCGGGATGCTCTTCTCCGGTTGTCGCGACGATCGCGGGAACGAAGCAGTACGTTTTGTTTCTCTCCAAAGGTGTTGTCGGACTCAAGGCAGAAACCGGCGAATTGCTTTGGCGATACACCGGCACATCGGACAAAGACGCCAATGTGCAGACCCCGGTCGTCAGTGGCAACCTTGTTTACACCGGTGCAGGCCGTGTCGGCGGCGGTCTCGTTCGTGTCTCGGCCGGCGAGTCTGAACCCGAGGAAGTTTATTTCGAACGGACGATGCCCTCGGGAATGGGCGGAAACATCCTGGTCGACGGCCTGCTGTTCGGAACGTCGGGCCCCACCCAGATCTGTATCGACTTCGAAACTGGTGACATCAAGTGGCAAGATCGCGGGATCGGAGCCGCCTCGCTGTGCTACGCCGATGGAAAGATCTTCTCCCATGGCGAGAACAACGATGTCGCCGTGATCGAGGCCACGGGTGAAGGCTACAAAGAACTGACCCGATTCACGCCCCCCGGCGCGCCGACGGAAGTCAAGGGCAAAGCGTGGACCTACCCCATCATCGTCGACGGCAAATTGGTTATCCGCCACGGCGGCACCATTTGGTGCTACGACATCAGCGGATAA
- a CDS encoding glycoside hydrolase family 16 protein produces the protein MNHHYDLSVCLLTCVRCCFVVSAVLALSVPSPGEGLEAGKVLWSDEFDGPALDRTIWTHDVGGHGFGNGQLEYNTDRPENAYVRDGNLVIQARQEAYQGNAFTSARIHTRGGFAFQYGDLEARIKLPDTADGIWPAFWMLGNSFPETVWPKCGEADILEIGGKDGIESGLQHRKINCALHFAGVGEQKTSLVEWYDAPEDLHLDYHLYRISWTPTHMKFFLDGKEFGSWDITAPEMQEYHQPYFPILNVAVGSWTHSYTGLDKPEKITATFPARMYVDWIRLYGHPNTKVYLGGELQ, from the coding sequence ATGAATCATCACTACGATCTGTCGGTTTGCCTGCTAACCTGCGTTCGCTGTTGCTTTGTTGTGTCCGCCGTCCTCGCGTTGTCGGTGCCTTCCCCTGGAGAGGGGCTTGAGGCGGGCAAGGTGCTCTGGTCGGACGAGTTTGATGGACCGGCGCTCGATCGCACGATCTGGACGCATGACGTGGGTGGGCACGGCTTCGGCAATGGGCAACTGGAGTACAACACCGATCGACCCGAGAACGCTTACGTCCGCGATGGCAACTTAGTCATCCAAGCTCGGCAGGAAGCCTATCAGGGAAACGCGTTTACTTCGGCGAGGATCCACACCCGAGGAGGATTTGCGTTCCAGTACGGAGACCTGGAAGCGCGGATCAAGTTGCCCGACACGGCCGACGGAATTTGGCCGGCGTTCTGGATGCTCGGCAACAGCTTTCCCGAAACCGTGTGGCCCAAGTGTGGCGAAGCCGACATCCTGGAAATCGGGGGCAAGGATGGCATCGAGAGTGGACTTCAGCATCGTAAGATCAATTGCGCCTTGCATTTTGCCGGCGTCGGCGAACAAAAGACCAGTCTGGTCGAGTGGTACGACGCACCGGAGGACCTGCACCTGGATTACCACCTGTACAGGATCTCATGGACACCGACGCACATGAAGTTTTTCTTAGACGGCAAAGAGTTCGGTTCCTGGGACATCACCGCCCCGGAGATGCAAGAGTATCACCAACCCTATTTTCCGATTCTGAACGTCGCGGTCGGCAGTTGGACGCATTCCTACACGGGACTCGACAAACCAGAAAAAATCACGGCGACGTTTCCGGCGCGGATGTACGTGGATTGGATCCGGCTGTATGGCCACCCGAACACCAAGGTCTATCTGGGGGGCGAGCTACAGTAG
- a CDS encoding sulfatase family protein — protein sequence MHVPFFSVAKADSATRPNIIFILADDQGFGDVGALNPDSKIPTPNIDRIANEGMIFGDAHTSSSVCTPTRYSVLTGRYHWRTHLQKGVLGGFSKPLISQGRLTIASLLKRQGYTTAGIGKWHLGWDWPLKGGGAADDGGDFSKPYAKGWDVDYEGEIQNGPNDLGFDYFFGISASLDMPPYVFVRNRVPTQKATVEKAFQRKGPAGADFEAVDVLPTITEETVRFINEHADAPEPFFIYFPLNAPHTPIVPTEQWRGKSGINVYADFTMQVDATVGKVLDALDANDIVDETLIVFTTDNGCSPAAKIGELEAAGHDQNYIYRGHKADIYEGGHRVPFVVRWPGKVKPGSRTEHLVGQIDFLATAAEITGATIPADGAEDSVSFLPTLLGKADQSARNSIISQSIGGQFAIRDGQWKLCVCPGSGGWSRPRPGRDDMTDLPPMQLYDLASDPGEEKNLIALHPDRVAAMMAMLRKAIDDGRTTPGKQLANDVDVVMIKPLPPKPRAKR from the coding sequence GTGCATGTCCCGTTTTTTTCCGTCGCAAAGGCCGATTCGGCCACTCGTCCAAACATCATTTTCATCTTGGCCGATGATCAGGGTTTTGGCGATGTCGGGGCGCTGAATCCGGACTCCAAAATCCCTACGCCGAATATCGATCGGATCGCCAACGAAGGCATGATCTTTGGCGACGCCCACACGTCGTCTTCGGTTTGCACGCCGACGCGGTACAGTGTGCTGACCGGTCGCTACCACTGGCGGACCCACTTGCAGAAGGGGGTGCTGGGCGGATTCTCCAAGCCGCTGATTTCGCAGGGCCGATTGACGATCGCATCGCTGCTGAAACGCCAAGGCTACACCACCGCCGGGATCGGCAAATGGCACCTGGGTTGGGATTGGCCGCTTAAAGGCGGCGGCGCTGCGGACGACGGTGGCGATTTCTCCAAGCCGTATGCGAAGGGCTGGGATGTCGATTACGAAGGCGAGATTCAAAACGGGCCCAACGATCTGGGGTTTGATTATTTCTTCGGCATCAGCGCCTCGCTGGACATGCCCCCCTATGTCTTCGTTCGCAACCGCGTCCCCACGCAAAAGGCGACGGTCGAAAAGGCGTTTCAACGCAAAGGCCCCGCCGGGGCGGATTTCGAAGCCGTCGACGTGCTGCCGACGATCACCGAGGAAACCGTCCGCTTCATCAATGAGCATGCCGATGCCCCCGAACCCTTCTTCATCTACTTTCCGCTCAACGCCCCGCACACGCCGATCGTTCCGACCGAACAGTGGCGGGGAAAGAGCGGCATCAATGTTTATGCCGACTTTACCATGCAAGTCGATGCGACCGTCGGCAAGGTCCTCGATGCACTCGATGCCAACGACATCGTCGACGAAACATTAATCGTCTTCACCACCGACAACGGGTGCTCTCCAGCGGCCAAGATCGGTGAACTCGAAGCCGCCGGGCACGACCAAAACTACATCTACCGTGGACACAAGGCCGACATCTACGAGGGCGGACACCGCGTCCCCTTCGTCGTCCGCTGGCCCGGCAAAGTCAAACCGGGATCACGGACCGAACACCTGGTCGGACAGATCGACTTTCTGGCCACCGCGGCGGAAATCACCGGCGCAACGATTCCCGCCGACGGGGCCGAAGACAGCGTGTCGTTCTTGCCGACGTTGCTGGGGAAAGCCGACCAGTCGGCCCGCAACTCGATCATCTCGCAATCGATCGGCGGGCAGTTCGCGATCCGCGACGGCCAGTGGAAGCTGTGCGTGTGTCCGGGCTCAGGTGGCTGGAGTCGTCCGCGGCCGGGCCGTGACGACATGACCGATCTGCCGCCGATGCAGTTGTACGATTTGGCTAGCGATCCGGGGGAAGAAAAGAATTTGATCGCCCTACATCCCGATCGAGTTGCAGCGATGATGGCGATGCTCCGCAAAGCGATCGACGACGGTCGCACGACGCCCGGCAAGCAACTGGCCAACGATGTCGACGTCGTGATGATCAAGCCACTACCGCCCAAGCCGCGGGCCAAGCGGTAG
- a CDS encoding dihydrodipicolinate synthase family protein, whose product MPPSWVTQAIRGGIVIPAHPLALDPDGNFDQRSQRALTRYYHAAGAGGLAVGVHTTQFHIRAPQHNLLRPVLSLAAETARELDAASDRQTVLIAGICGPTDQAVLEAELARDLGYHIGLLSLAALPDASDDQLIRHCQAVARRIPIFGFYLQPAVGGRILSLDFWRRLAGLPNLVGIKISPFDRYKTLDVVRAVAEARRGNDVALYTGNDDTIVIDLLTDYEIRMNGYAKRLQIVGGLLGHWACWTQKAVELLQTCKSARQSDQMQRGLLTLAAQVTDCNAALFDAAGGFAGCIAGIQEVLFRQGLLRSPRCLDPDERLSPGQREEIDRVYNAYPHLTDDEFVTRNLDAWLR is encoded by the coding sequence ATGCCTCCTTCCTGGGTGACCCAGGCGATTCGCGGCGGCATTGTGATTCCCGCGCATCCGCTGGCGCTCGATCCCGATGGGAACTTTGACCAGCGCAGCCAACGCGCCCTGACACGCTACTACCATGCCGCCGGCGCCGGCGGTTTGGCGGTCGGCGTTCATACCACGCAGTTTCACATTCGTGCCCCCCAGCACAACCTGCTCCGGCCGGTGCTCAGCCTGGCGGCGGAAACGGCACGGGAGCTGGACGCGGCCAGCGACCGGCAAACGGTCTTGATCGCCGGGATTTGCGGCCCGACCGACCAGGCGGTGCTTGAAGCCGAACTGGCCCGGGATCTCGGCTATCACATCGGATTGTTGTCGCTGGCGGCACTGCCCGACGCGAGCGATGATCAATTGATTCGGCACTGTCAGGCGGTCGCGAGGCGGATTCCGATCTTCGGGTTTTACTTGCAACCGGCCGTCGGCGGGCGAATCTTGTCGCTGGACTTTTGGAGACGGTTGGCGGGGTTGCCCAACCTGGTCGGTATCAAGATTTCGCCGTTCGATCGATACAAGACACTGGATGTCGTTCGCGCGGTCGCCGAGGCACGTCGCGGGAACGATGTCGCACTCTATACCGGCAACGACGACACCATCGTGATTGATTTGTTGACCGACTATGAAATCCGAATGAACGGTTACGCGAAGCGTCTGCAGATCGTCGGCGGTTTGCTGGGGCACTGGGCCTGCTGGACTCAAAAGGCCGTCGAACTGCTGCAGACCTGTAAAAGTGCCCGTCAGTCGGATCAGATGCAACGCGGATTGCTGACGTTGGCGGCGCAGGTGACCGATTGCAACGCGGCATTATTCGATGCCGCGGGCGGGTTTGCCGGTTGCATCGCCGGCATTCAAGAGGTGCTGTTCCGTCAGGGCCTGTTGCGCAGTCCCCGGTGCCTGGATCCCGACGAACGACTCTCGCCGGGCCAACGCGAAGAAATCGATCGCGTTTACAACGCCTACCCGCACTTGACCGACGACGAATTCGTCACCCGAAACCTGGACGCCTGGTTGCGCTGA
- a CDS encoding sulfatase, with protein MINTIQLTMLVAATFAPTAVAVSDSPNVVFFLVDDLGWADLGCYGSSFHETPSADRLASEGVRFTDAYAACHVCSPTRASVMTGRYPARIGLTDWIPGRRDFPFQKLTNAPNLQQLPLEQVTLPEALQSHGYATGHFGKWHLGEDEFGPLHQGFDVQVPKNWYKGWPRAGYHAPFKLDALADQPGDYLTDRLTDEALRFIEDYRDQPFFLYLSHFAVHDPIHGRGDLVEKYRRKLEERQATDETQFILEANPDDAEPLTREALDELIQQPSHSPFRVLPQRTVKIKQRQDNVEFAAMVEAMDESLGRVLNKLEELGLDENTIVIFTSDNGGMAGMNVGNPLRQASPDKLDTVYSTANLPLRGAKGWLYEGGIRVPAIIKWPGKAEAGVVCGEPIISNDFYPTILQMADLPPRSEQTTDGVSLVPALQGGSLERDALYWHFPHYSNHGMQSPGGAIRQGDFKLLEYFENNTVQLFNLAQDIGEQHDLAKQQPAKAKKLRNKLHAWRKQVGANGMEPNPDYNSAEYPFVTNRIQRR; from the coding sequence ATGATCAACACCATTCAATTGACAATGCTGGTCGCCGCAACGTTCGCGCCGACTGCAGTGGCAGTGTCCGACAGTCCAAACGTCGTTTTCTTTCTCGTGGACGATCTCGGCTGGGCGGACCTGGGATGCTACGGCAGTTCGTTCCACGAGACACCCAGCGCGGATCGGCTGGCCAGCGAAGGCGTTCGGTTCACTGACGCCTACGCTGCGTGTCACGTTTGTTCGCCGACGCGCGCCAGCGTGATGACCGGTCGCTATCCTGCGCGAATCGGATTAACGGACTGGATTCCCGGGCGCCGCGACTTTCCGTTTCAAAAACTAACCAACGCGCCGAATCTTCAGCAGTTGCCGCTGGAACAAGTGACGCTGCCCGAAGCGTTGCAGTCGCACGGTTATGCGACCGGGCATTTTGGAAAGTGGCACCTGGGCGAAGACGAGTTCGGGCCGCTGCATCAGGGCTTTGACGTTCAGGTCCCGAAGAACTGGTACAAAGGCTGGCCGCGAGCCGGATATCACGCCCCTTTCAAACTCGACGCACTCGCCGACCAACCGGGCGATTACCTGACGGATCGACTGACCGATGAAGCGCTCCGATTTATCGAGGATTATCGGGACCAACCATTCTTCCTGTACCTGTCTCATTTCGCCGTCCACGATCCGATTCACGGCCGCGGTGATCTGGTCGAGAAGTATCGCCGCAAACTTGAGGAGCGGCAGGCGACAGACGAAACACAGTTTATTCTCGAAGCGAACCCTGACGACGCGGAACCGCTGACTCGCGAAGCACTGGATGAATTGATCCAGCAACCGTCGCACAGCCCTTTCCGCGTACTTCCGCAACGTACCGTGAAAATCAAGCAACGGCAGGATAATGTTGAGTTCGCGGCGATGGTGGAAGCGATGGACGAAAGTCTCGGTCGTGTCCTCAACAAGCTCGAAGAACTCGGTCTGGATGAAAACACAATCGTCATCTTCACCTCCGACAACGGAGGCATGGCGGGCATGAATGTCGGAAATCCTCTAAGACAGGCCAGTCCTGACAAACTGGACACCGTTTACTCCACCGCCAATCTCCCGCTGCGTGGTGCGAAAGGGTGGCTCTATGAAGGCGGTATCCGTGTCCCCGCGATCATCAAGTGGCCCGGAAAGGCCGAGGCGGGTGTTGTCTGTGGCGAGCCGATCATCAGCAACGATTTCTATCCGACCATTCTGCAAATGGCCGATCTACCTCCGCGATCCGAACAGACAACGGACGGCGTCAGTCTGGTGCCGGCGCTGCAGGGAGGTTCACTCGAGCGTGATGCACTCTACTGGCACTTTCCACATTACAGCAATCATGGGATGCAAAGCCCCGGAGGAGCCATTCGTCAGGGTGACTTTAAACTGCTGGAATACTTTGAGAACAACACGGTTCAGTTATTCAATCTCGCGCAAGACATCGGCGAGCAACACGATCTGGCCAAACAACAGCCGGCGAAAGCCAAGAAACTCAGGAACAAACTGCACGCGTGGAGGAAGCAGGTCGGTGCAAATGGGATGGAACCCAATCCAGATTACAATTCCGCCGAGTATCCCTTTGTGACCAATCGAATCCAACGACGATGA
- a CDS encoding PEP-CTERM sorting domain-containing protein, producing the protein MKLASTLLLASLVFALINPVAARAAVVTNGSFEIPDIPDTSAFDFFLPGQTIDVGWVVDSASASAVLVTRASPPTALDGDQSLIMGTAPDVATIWQDLTLDADSYQLSFQLATADLSDDASVRIDIVRGVNSILGGGSVFDVPTGSGFVTKTMNFNTSSADTYRLIVRGENGSPAVDAFSIQQITAIPEPSSLLVLAAIGTAAVTRRRRWSSA; encoded by the coding sequence ATGAAGCTCGCTTCCACTTTGTTGCTGGCGTCGCTGGTGTTCGCGTTGATCAACCCGGTGGCGGCGCGCGCTGCGGTGGTGACCAACGGATCGTTTGAGATTCCAGACATTCCGGACACCAGTGCTTTCGACTTTTTCTTACCCGGGCAAACCATCGACGTGGGATGGGTCGTCGATTCGGCATCGGCGTCGGCCGTGCTGGTCACCAGAGCGTCACCACCGACGGCGCTCGATGGCGACCAATCATTGATCATGGGGACGGCGCCCGACGTCGCTACCATTTGGCAGGACCTCACGCTCGACGCGGATTCTTATCAGCTCTCGTTCCAACTGGCGACCGCCGATTTGTCGGACGACGCGAGCGTGCGGATCGACATCGTCCGCGGCGTTAACTCGATCCTCGGCGGAGGCAGTGTGTTTGACGTGCCGACCGGCAGCGGGTTTGTGACCAAGACGATGAATTTCAATACATCCAGTGCCGACACCTATCGTCTGATCGTCCGCGGCGAAAACGGATCGCCCGCGGTGGATGCCTTTTCGATCCAGCAGATCACGGCGATCCCGGAACCGTCGTCCCTGCTGGTTTTGGCCGCAATCGGCACGGCAGCGGTGACGCGACGCCGGCGTTGGTCGTCTGCCTGA
- the rtcA gene encoding RNA 3'-terminal phosphate cyclase — protein MLQPKTKPRITIDGSQGEGGGQIIRSSLALAAVTGTPIRLENIRAGRKQPGLMRQHLTAVRAAAEVSGAETTGDTLRSSWLEFTPGELCGGDYRFAVGTAGSTSLVAQTVLPALTFATTPSTVTLTGGTHNPWAPPLDFLQRCYLPQLAKAGPRVDASLVRHGFYPAGGGEIRLDVQPQACLTSFELIDCEPSYTPKVTAIVSKLPRTIAERQCDTIRRKSDWQNADYDVIEVDAPIGPGNVVMIEIERPSLTELFIGHGKPGVKAEQIARALLKQVRAHLARRVPVGEYLADQLMMPMGLAAAQGHTSVFRTGPLSLHSQTHLAVLKRFLPIQIDVSEEDDGNVRVKFGP, from the coding sequence ATGCTTCAACCAAAAACCAAACCACGCATCACGATCGACGGCTCGCAGGGCGAGGGCGGCGGGCAAATCATCCGCTCGTCGCTGGCGCTCGCTGCCGTCACCGGAACGCCCATCCGTCTGGAGAACATCCGCGCCGGTCGCAAGCAACCGGGGCTGATGCGCCAACACTTGACCGCGGTTCGCGCTGCCGCCGAAGTCAGCGGCGCGGAAACGACCGGTGACACACTCCGCTCGTCTTGGCTGGAGTTCACTCCCGGCGAACTTTGCGGCGGCGATTATCGATTCGCCGTCGGCACCGCCGGAAGCACATCGCTGGTCGCGCAAACCGTCTTGCCCGCGCTGACGTTTGCCACCACACCGTCCACCGTCACGCTGACCGGCGGCACGCACAACCCGTGGGCTCCGCCATTGGATTTCCTCCAGCGATGCTACCTGCCACAACTGGCCAAAGCGGGGCCGCGGGTCGATGCCTCGCTCGTCCGACACGGCTTCTATCCGGCCGGCGGTGGCGAGATCCGACTGGACGTCCAGCCCCAAGCCTGCTTGACCAGTTTTGAGTTGATCGATTGTGAACCGAGCTACACGCCCAAGGTCACGGCGATCGTTAGCAAATTGCCACGAACGATCGCCGAGCGGCAATGCGATACCATTCGTCGCAAATCAGACTGGCAGAACGCCGACTATGATGTGATCGAAGTCGACGCCCCGATCGGCCCCGGGAACGTGGTGATGATCGAAATCGAGCGACCGTCGCTGACCGAACTGTTCATCGGCCACGGCAAGCCTGGCGTCAAAGCGGAGCAGATCGCGCGAGCGTTACTCAAACAGGTCCGCGCGCACCTGGCCCGACGCGTCCCCGTCGGCGAATACCTGGCCGATCAATTGATGATGCCGATGGGGCTGGCTGCCGCGCAAGGTCACACCAGCGTCTTCCGCACCGGCCCACTTTCGTTGCACAGTCAGACGCACCTGGCGGTGCTGAAGCGATTCCTGCCGATCCAGATCGACGTCAGCGAAGAAGACGACGGCAACGTGCGAGTGAAGTTCGGACCGTGA